CGGACCGCTGCACGATGTCACGACGGGGAGTAACGGCGCTTACGCAGCTGGGCCGGGCTGGGATCCCTGTACCGGTCTTGGAACACCCGACGGCACACGTTTGGCCGAAGCGCTTTTACCGGGTGGATAAAGGCGCGTCGTCGAGCTCGTGCAACGGCTGCGATAATACGCTGGCCGCAACCGAGGAGAACGAGCGATGAATTCGACGGATATCCCGACCGGTGCCGAGTTGCGCGATTTTCTCGCGCTCTCCTATTCCGAACTCGAGGACCTGAATCTGCGCGCGAAGGCGCAGCGTCAAGAACGAGTTCCGATGCGCGCGCTGCAAGAAGAGCGATTACGTTATCTTGCCGAGGAGCCGCGCATCAAAGCCCTGACCGTGCTCTTCAGCGATCTCGAGGGCAGGCTCCACATGCTCGACTACGACAAAAAGTTCTTGTTGCGCTCGCACGACAATCTGACATTCGACGGGTCGTCGATCCGCGGCTTCACTCCGCAGCGTGAGAGCGACTTGCGCTTGTCACTCGACTGGAGCGCGTTTTACTGGGGACCCGCCGATATTTTCGGCCCTGGCAAAGTTCTCGTCTTTGGCGATGTCTTCGATCGCGACGGAAAGCCCTTTGCCGGCGATATCCGCGGGTCGCTCAAGAAGCTTGCGAACGAGTGTTACACCAAAGAAGGCTACGCGCTCAACGCCGCCAACGAAATCGAAGGCTTTCTCTTCAAGGGTCTCGATGCCGAACGGCGCTACCACGAGACGGGCAAGTTCGAGTACGTCAACACCGGCGGTTATTACCACTCGCTCCCCGGCGATCCGCTGCGAACCTTCATCGATACGGTCGCCGAGGTTCAGCGCGCGATGGGTTTCCAGAACGAAAAGGACCATCCTGAGGTCGCGCCCTCGCAGTTTGAGATTAACTACGGCTACGGGGAAGTTGTTGCCGCCGCCGATCAGATCCAGTTGTACAAGCTCATCTGCCGCCAGGTTGCCACCAAGCTCGGCATGACCTCCAGCTTTCTGCCCAAGCCAGTGGTCGGCGTCAATGGCAGCGGTATGCATACCAACGTTTCCGTGAGCAAGAACGGAAAGAATCTCTTCTGGGATCCCAAAGGACAGGAACAGCTCAGCGCGTTCGGGTGGAAATTCGTCGACCGCATTCTGACGCACGGGAAAGATATTTGCTTGATGCTCAATTCGAGCGTCAACTCATATCGCCGTCTCGACCCGCACTTCGAAGCGCCGAATCAGCTCAAAGCTTCGGCGATCGATCGCGGTTCGATGGTTCGTATTCCGATCGGAAACGAGCGCAGCATGCGCACGGAAGTGCGCTCGGTGGCGCCCGACGCCAATCCCTATATGGTGATGCTCGCCGTCTTTAGGACGGGACTCGACGGCAGCACCAGCAGCATAAAAAACCTACGTCAGGCCGATCGCTACTTGCCCGACAACATCTACGACGCGCTTGAATCGTTCCGCGCTTCGGAATGGACGACGAAACTACTGGGCGAGGAGGTAAAATCGCGCTACGCCGACCTCAAGCAAGCCAGTGCCGATCGCTGTCCGCGACTGCTCGGTACGTCCGTCAAAGCACAAGAAGTGATCTATCACCACGAGGTCTACAATCAATATCTCTGGGGTTTGTTCTAAACCGACGCGTTAGCGGCCGCTTTACCGAAAATGCTGGGCGATGTAATCGATCCAGTACGTGTAGATGTCGACGATGCGAACGGGATCGTCGGGAAAGTGGCCGCTAACGGGCCAAACTCGCAGGGTGGCGTCTTTATGATTGTCGCGCAGAGCGCGCCAGTACATTGAGGAGGTCGCGAAGGGATCGCGGTTGTCGCCGACGTCGGAGAGAATCAATACCGGCGTGGTAACGTCGGCGGCGTAAGAAATCGCCGACACACTGCGCCATTGCGCCGCATTGTCACCGACGAAAGGCGAACCCCGCAGCATATCGACGTCGGCGAGGCTGTCGTCGGCGGTGCCGTAATCGACGATCCAGTCGTTGACCGAGGCGCCCGAGACGGCGGCTTTCCAAATGTGGTACTTCGAGATCAACCACGCGGTCATGATGCCGCCGTACGACCACCCGCAGACCGCAACCCGCGAGTCGTCAACGAAACCGCGCGCCCGCACGGCATTTACCGCCGACACGATGTCTTTTCCCGGTCCTTCCTCGGGATCGTTGAGGATTGCGTGCTGGTAACGCAGACCGAGGTTTGGGCTGCCGCGATAGTTCGGACGCAACACGAGCCAGCCGCGCGCCGCCATGACCTGCGCCCAAAAATCGAACTCGAGCATCGAAGGGTCGCCCGGTCCGCCATGGATGAAAACGACGAGCGGGTACTTTCGCGCGGGGGAAAAGCCGGGCGGATAATAGAGCGCACCGTCGGCCGTGACGCCCGTGGTTGTCGGAAACACGATAGGTTGGGCCGTCGCCCAATCGTACTGGCGCATCGCCGCGTTGAAGGTGGTTACTTGCTGCACCGTTCCGGAGCGAGGCGAATATTGGAAAAGCTCGAGCGGCTGTGCCGTCGAGCTCGCGAGAAAGAGCAGCGTACCGTCGGCCGCGAGCGCATTGCTCAACGACGGAACGCTGGCTCCGCCGGTCGTGTTCAGCGGGGTGCCGGGAACGATGTTGCCGACATCAAGGCGCTGCACGTCGCCGCGCAGCGTCAACCGATAGAGCCCATTGGTCGTGCGATCCGGTGCGGTGACGATCAGGCTGTTCGAATCGTGCGACCAGACGAAATCGCCGACCGGCCGGTCGATCGCCGCCGAGATTAGCGCCCCCGGGCCGCCCTGCGGCGTGGTCAGGTAGAGTTGCGTGAGCTGTATTTGCGGATCACCGTTGGAGTACGTATAGGCGATGTGGGTTCCGTCGGGTGAGAAGAGCGGATCGCTTTCCCACATCGTCCGTCCCGTAAGCACGCGAACGCGTTTTGTTGCCACGTCCACCACCGCGGCTTGGGAATAGCTCGCGTCATTGGTGATCGCATTCGGGCAGAGCGTAAAAGCGATGGCCCTCCCGTCGGGTGACCATGAAATCGTCGAGCCGCCGACGCTCTGCGGTCCGCGAGTGAGTTGCGCGACCGAACCATCGTCCATGTCGATGCTGAAGAGATGGTCGGGTTCAGGGAAGCTGCGCGACGTAATCGGCTCCGTCGTGAAAACAAAGCTGTCGCGGAAACGATCGGCGCCGGTTCGCGGCATCTGCGGGTCGGCAGCCGCGTACGCGAGGGCACGGCCGTCGGGACGCCAGGCAAACTCGTCCACGTCACTTTCAGCGCGCGTTACCGGGCGCGCTTCTCCGCCACCGGCCGGCATGACGAAAATTTGCGTGTGAGTGGCGTCGTTCGTTCTTTGGTCGGCGAGAAAGGCGAGCTGCGTTCCGTCGGGCGAGAAGGCGGGATCCGCGAGCCCACCACGCCCGGCGAGTACCGTCGTGGTCGTTGCGGTCCGCAGGTCGACAAGAACGAGATCGCTGCGCCGCCGGTCATCGTCCCAGAGCGTACGCGAAACCACGAGCGCAGCACGTTCTCCGTCGGGCGCGATTGCCGGAGAATGCAACGCGACGATTCGCTGAAAATCCAAGGCCGAAACGACGGCCAATGCGGCGATCATTCGCCGAAGTGCGAAGCGATGTAGTCGATCCAGTAGTGGAAGACGTCGGCGGTCCGAACCGGATCGTGGGGAAAGTGCCCGTTGATCGGCCAGACGCGCAGGGTCGCATCCTTGCGATTGTCGCGCAGCGCGCGCCAGTACATTGAGGACGTTGCGAAGCTATCGCGATTGTCGCCGACGTCGGAAAGAATCAATACCGGCGTGGTAACGTCGCCAACGTACGAAATTGCCGAGGCTCGTCGCCACTCGGCGGCGTTCGAGCCGACGAACGGCGAGCCATGAAAAAGATCGGCATCCGAGAGACTGTCGTCGGCAGTTCCGTAATCGGCGATCCAGTCGTTCACCGAGGCCCCGGAGACGGCGGCTCTCCAAATGTGATACTTAGAAATCATCCACGCCGTCATAATGCCGCCGTAGGACCAGCCGCCGACGGCGATTCGCGACGAATCGACGATTCCACGGGCTCGCACGGTATTCACGGCGGCCATGATATCTTTGCCCGGGCCCGCTTCTGGGTCGTAGAGTACCGCTCGCTGATAGGCAAGGCCGAGATCGTCGCTGCCGCGATAGTTTGGTTGTAATATGAGCCAGCCGCGTGCCGCCATGACTTGCGCCCAAAAACTGAATGCCAATGTCGACGAGCTCGTCGGGCCGCCGTGAATGAGCAAAACCAGCGGATATTTACGCCCCGCCGTAAAGCCGGGCGGAAAATAGAGAACGCCATCCGCGCGAATGCCAGTAGAGGTTGGAAAACTGATCCGCTCGGCGCGGGCAAGGTCGAGGCTTGCGATTTGCGCGTTGAAGTTGGTGAGCTGCGAAATTGATTCGGCCGGAGCCCTCAGGTAGAGCTCGGACGGCCTCGTGGTCGCGCTGCCGACGAAAATCATCGTGCCGCCGGCGGCGACCGCATTCGTTATATCGGATCCGATCGAAATGCCGTCCGTCTGCAGGCGCTGCGCGCGGCCGTGCAAAGGAGCGCGAAAGAGCGCCGTGGTGGCGCGGTCGGGAGCGGTGAGATAGAGGCTCGACGAATCCGCCCATGCGGCGCTTGCAATGGGTCGATCGATCGAGGAGAGCGCATCGCCGCGGCCACCCTGCGGCGTCGTCACGCAAACCTGCTGGAGATTCACCTGTGGATCGCCATCGGCGCAGGCGTAGGCGATGTGCGCGCCGTCGGGTGAAAAGATGGGGTTGCTCTCCCAGGCGCTTGCGCCGGTGATCGCGCGCACGCTGTGAGTCGCCACGTCGACGAGCGCAATGCGCGAATAGCTCTGATCGTTGAGGATCGCATTTGGCACCAGCGTAAACGCGATCGTCTTTTCATCGGGCGACCACGAGATCGTCGATTGCGCCTCGCCGGTCGCCACGCTCTGCGGGCCGACCGTCAGCTGCGTGGTCGCGCCGTCGCCGAGGGCAATCGTAAAGAGATGGACCGGACGCGGCGACTCGCGCGCCACGATTGGTTCGGTGGTGAAGATGAAGCTGTCGCGAAAACGATCGGCGCCGCTCTTCTCGGGATCGGGATCGGCTGCCGCGTAAGCGAAGGCCCGCCCGTCGCGGCGCCAGGCGAACTGCTCGACGTCAACCTTGCCGAGCGTAATCGCGCGCGCGTCGCCGCCGTTGGAGGGCATGACGAAAATGTGCGTATGGCTATCTTTGTCCGGCCCGTCGTCGGCGAGAAAAGCGATTTGCGTGCCGTCGGGTGAGAAGGCCGGATCGGAGAGACCGGCGCGATGGGCCGCCAAGGTCTTCTGCGCGCCCGTCGCGAGATCGACGAGCACTAAATCGCTCGCACGTTTGTCGTCGTTCCAGAGAATCCGCGTAACGACGATCGCCGCGCGCTTGCCGTCAGGAGCGATTGCCGACGAGTCGATGCTCACCGTGCGCTGAAAATCACTCTCGGAAATCGTTTGCGCCGGTGTCGCTCCGATCAGCATCACGCTCGACGCCGCGGCGATCGTCAGTGCTCGCATTCAGTCGTGACTGTTGCGAATGGTCTGCAGGGGTACCGCAATAACGCTGCCGGAGTCACTGCCGATGATCAAGGTTTTGCCGTCGACGATTGGCGATCCGACGTTGAAACGCGTGTGCATGAACTTATCGCCCACCACGTGCCCGGTCTTTGCGTCGAGTGCCCAGAGATAGCCCCCGAGGTCGCCGAAATAGACGATCCCGTCGACGTCGACGAGGCCGCCTTTGACATTGCCGCGGGTTGGCATCGCCCAAACGAGCACGCCGCTCGTGGCGTCGATTGCGTGCATCCAGGGTGCGATCGCGCTGCCAATGTAGAGCAGGCCGTCGGCGAAGAGGGGGATTGCCGCTTCGTTGCGCTCGGGCAGCGAGCCGCTCTCGAGCGCGATATCCCATAGCAACGCGCCATCACTAACGCGCAAGG
This Candidatus Eremiobacterota bacterium DNA region includes the following protein-coding sequences:
- a CDS encoding glutamine synthetase; protein product: MNSTDIPTGAELRDFLALSYSELEDLNLRAKAQRQERVPMRALQEERLRYLAEEPRIKALTVLFSDLEGRLHMLDYDKKFLLRSHDNLTFDGSSIRGFTPQRESDLRLSLDWSAFYWGPADIFGPGKVLVFGDVFDRDGKPFAGDIRGSLKKLANECYTKEGYALNAANEIEGFLFKGLDAERRYHETGKFEYVNTGGYYHSLPGDPLRTFIDTVAEVQRAMGFQNEKDHPEVAPSQFEINYGYGEVVAAADQIQLYKLICRQVATKLGMTSSFLPKPVVGVNGSGMHTNVSVSKNGKNLFWDPKGQEQLSAFGWKFVDRILTHGKDICLMLNSSVNSYRRLDPHFEAPNQLKASAIDRGSMVRIPIGNERSMRTEVRSVAPDANPYMVMLAVFRTGLDGSTSSIKNLRQADRYLPDNIYDALESFRASEWTTKLLGEEVKSRYADLKQASADRCPRLLGTSVKAQEVIYHHEVYNQYLWGLF
- a CDS encoding S9 family peptidase — protein: MAVVSALDFQRIVALHSPAIAPDGERAALVVSRTLWDDDRRRSDLVLVDLRTATTTTVLAGRGGLADPAFSPDGTQLAFLADQRTNDATHTQIFVMPAGGGEARPVTRAESDVDEFAWRPDGRALAYAAADPQMPRTGADRFRDSFVFTTEPITSRSFPEPDHLFSIDMDDGSVAQLTRGPQSVGGSTISWSPDGRAIAFTLCPNAITNDASYSQAAVVDVATKRVRVLTGRTMWESDPLFSPDGTHIAYTYSNGDPQIQLTQLYLTTPQGGPGALISAAIDRPVGDFVWSHDSNSLIVTAPDRTTNGLYRLTLRGDVQRLDVGNIVPGTPLNTTGGASVPSLSNALAADGTLLFLASSTAQPLELFQYSPRSGTVQQVTTFNAAMRQYDWATAQPIVFPTTTGVTADGALYYPPGFSPARKYPLVVFIHGGPGDPSMLEFDFWAQVMAARGWLVLRPNYRGSPNLGLRYQHAILNDPEEGPGKDIVSAVNAVRARGFVDDSRVAVCGWSYGGIMTAWLISKYHIWKAAVSGASVNDWIVDYGTADDSLADVDMLRGSPFVGDNAAQWRSVSAISYAADVTTPVLILSDVGDNRDPFATSSMYWRALRDNHKDATLRVWPVSGHFPDDPVRIVDIYTYWIDYIAQHFR
- a CDS encoding S9 family peptidase; amino-acid sequence: MRALTIAAASSVMLIGATPAQTISESDFQRTVSIDSSAIAPDGKRAAIVVTRILWNDDKRASDLVLVDLATGAQKTLAAHRAGLSDPAFSPDGTQIAFLADDGPDKDSHTHIFVMPSNGGDARAITLGKVDVEQFAWRRDGRAFAYAAADPDPEKSGADRFRDSFIFTTEPIVARESPRPVHLFTIALGDGATTQLTVGPQSVATGEAQSTISWSPDEKTIAFTLVPNAILNDQSYSRIALVDVATHSVRAITGASAWESNPIFSPDGAHIAYACADGDPQVNLQQVCVTTPQGGRGDALSSIDRPIASAAWADSSSLYLTAPDRATTALFRAPLHGRAQRLQTDGISIGSDITNAVAAGGTMIFVGSATTRPSELYLRAPAESISQLTNFNAQIASLDLARAERISFPTSTGIRADGVLYFPPGFTAGRKYPLVLLIHGGPTSSSTLAFSFWAQVMAARGWLILQPNYRGSDDLGLAYQRAVLYDPEAGPGKDIMAAVNTVRARGIVDSSRIAVGGWSYGGIMTAWMISKYHIWRAAVSGASVNDWIADYGTADDSLSDADLFHGSPFVGSNAAEWRRASAISYVGDVTTPVLILSDVGDNRDSFATSSMYWRALRDNRKDATLRVWPINGHFPHDPVRTADVFHYWIDYIASHFGE